A genomic window from Triticum urartu cultivar G1812 chromosome 7, Tu2.1, whole genome shotgun sequence includes:
- the LOC125518892 gene encoding vegetative cell wall protein gp1-like: MAPPHCHTRPNPIPSLPRTPHPHEPDSLPCLSPLAWIRIGEEPNPAPPRAPDGAHPHRRRGSPPRRAGPRHRITTVVPDSSSPDAARHLPDCPAAARNPPPPPPSPDRLPAKRLPVLGLLTNDAPTPTPFAVAATSPCLRVPPASGLPFNADPETDVAPMIDYVVDDPPCQSNQMTDPRSQTSPLMITTTPRVPTTT, from the exons GCCACACCCGACCAAACCCTATCCCATCTCTCCCACGAACCCCCCACCCCCACGAACCCGACTCCCTCCCTTGTCTCTCCCCACTCGCCTGGATCCGGATCGGGGAGGAGCCCAATCCCGCGCCGCCTCGTGCCCCTGACGGCGCCCATCCCCACCGCCGCCGCGGTTCGCCGCCTCGACGCGCTGGACCTCGTCACCGGATCACCACAGTCGTCCCCGACTCCTCCTCGCCGGACGCCGCTCGCCACTTGCCGGACTGCCCTGCCGCCGctcggaaccccccccccccccccccctcgccggACCGCCTCCCCGCCAAGCGCCTCCCCGTCCTTGGCCTCCTCACCAACGACGCCCCGACGCCAACACCGTTCGCCGTCGCTGCCACCTCGCCCTGCCTTCGTGTTCCCCCTGCATCGGGCCTCCCCTTCAACGCGG accccgagaccgatgttgcCCCCATGATCGACTACGTCGTCGACgaccctccttgccagagcaaccag atgacggatcccaggagccagacgtcaccactgatgattactactaccccgagggtgcctactacaaCGTGA